CAGCGGCGCGGTCATCACCGACACGCCGGTGTCGCGCGCACGGATGGAATAGAGCGCTTGGCTCCCACCCGACATCTGCATCCAGCCGATGAAGACGATCGCCCCCAGCGCCCCCGCGCCCAGGATCAGCCCCGGCCGTCGGTCATAGCGATGCTGTTGCCAGCGCAGGCCCGCTGCGACCAGTGGCAGATAGACGCCCTTGCACAGCGCCAGCAGCGGCGCGGTCACCAGCAACGCGACCGAACGGGCAGGGGAAGCCGCCATGAAACCGGTGCGCAGCGCCAGCGCCAGGCCCAGAAAGCCAAGGCCGTTGATCACTGCATCGGGTGAAAGCGATCCGGTCTGATAGGCGAAGGTCGGCAGCAGCGCGGTGGTGAGCATGGCGTTGCGGCCGAAAGGCAAGAGGCGCAAGGCGGCGATCAGCAGGGCCAGCCCGGTCAGGGCATTCACCAGCCGCCCGGCATAGAAGATATCGATCCACGGCAGCCCGATCGCCTTGCCCAGCATCAGCCCGACCGCGCCGGGCGCATAAAGGGTCGGCGCATAGCTCGCCACATTGGGGAAGTCCGCAAAGGCCATGCCGGGCCGTCCTGCATCCGCCTCCGCACTGGCGGCAATCTGTGCGCGATCGAAGCTGCGGGAAGTCGGTGGCACCTCGGTCGGAAAATCCACGCGATGAATATCCAGCGCTGCGCGGGGCAGGTCGACCCCGATGGACTTGCCCCGCTGCTCGGTCAGCATATCGCCCTGCGCCAACGCCAGCGCTTTCATATAATGCTGGTTCTCGTCCGGCGCCTGAAAGGGCGGGGTGACGATGGTGTAGAACAGGGTGGCGGCACATAGCAGGGCCAACAACAGAGTTTCGATCGGCGTCCACGATGCGGCGACCACCATGTCTGCGCTACCGCCACCCTGCAATTTGCTTCGTTCGTTTCGCATCGCCTGCCATGTCTGATGGTCCGTCGGCGGGACCGTTTAAATGCGCGTGAACCTCTCCGCCGATCGATGTCGGCCCGATCCGACAAGCTTTCTTAGCGGAAAGGCCCGGCTGCACGCGGGTCACGCCTGCGACCTGTGACTAACAGCCCAGACTTAACATTTCGCTCTTGCGTCGAAAATGGCGCAGGCAGGCGGATTATGCCTCCGGTTCTTCCTTCTCGACCGGTGGATGCAAACGCAGGCGCGTCACGCGGCGGCCGTCGCTCGCGACGATTTCCAGCTTCCAGCCGCTGGGCGCATGGTCCAGTATCTCACCCGGCTCAGGTACGCGGCCAGCCAGCACGAAGGCCAGTCCGCCCAGCGTGTCCACATCCTCTTCGACATCGCCCAGCTTCTCGTCGATGTCTTTGGCGACATCGTCCAGTTCGGCGCGGGCGTCGGCTTCCCACAGGCCACCGTCTAGCGGCACCAACATCGCCTCGGGCGCATCGTCATGCTCGTCCTCGACGTCGCCGACAATTTCCTCGACCAGATCCTCGAACGTCAACAGGCCTTCGGTGCCGGAATATTCGTCCAGCACGATGGCCAGATGCGTTCGCTTGGCGCGCATTTCTGCCAGCAGGTCCAGCGCGCCCATGCTTTCAGGCACATAAAGCGGCTGGCGGATCAGCGGTTCCAGCGTGTCGGGCACCGGGGCCTTGCCCGCCAGAATCGCGAAGGCGTCGCGGATGTGGATCATGCCGACGATGGTGTCGAGGGTCCCGCGATACACCGGCACGCGGCTGTGTCCGGCCTCCGCGAACAGGTCGGCCAAGTCTGCGAAGCTCGCCGTTTCCTCGATCGCAATGATGTCGGCGCGCGGCACGGCGACATCATCCACCGTATGTTCGGAAAAATGAAGCAGGTTGCGCACCATCTGCCGCTCAATGGCCGACAGGTCGCCCTTCGCGGGCGCGGCGCCATTTTCGTCCTGCTCTTCTTCGTCATAGTCGTCGAGGGCTTCTTCCAGCTCCTTGCGAAGGCTGGTTTCCTCGCCTTCACCGAACAGGAGCGACTTGATACCGCTCCATAATCCGCCCTCGTTGCTACTGTCCCCTTCTTTCGAAGCGGTGCCGTCCTTCGGACTGCCGTCAGCCATGATCCTACTTAGTCCCCTGTCCGCGCGTTCCCAAAAACGCGACTGCTAAACGCTCTGTCGATCCCCATAGGGATCGGAAAGGCCGATGCTTGCCAGAGCCGCCGTTTCCAGCGCCTCCATAGCTTCGGCTTCATTGTCGTCCATATGATCATATCCAAGCAAATGAAAAGTCCCATGGACGATCAGATGCGTGGCATGGTCGGCAACGGAGATGCCCTTTTCCGCCGCCTCGGCGGCGCAGACCCCTTCGGCCAGCACGATATCGCCCAGCAGCACTTCGCCATCGTCGGTGTTGGCCGTGGCCTGAAGCAGGTCGTCCTGTACCATCGGGAAGGACAGGACGTTGGTCGGCTTGTCCTTGTCGCGATAGGCGCGGTTCAGGCTATGGACCTCCTCGTCGGAGGTCAGCTTGACCGCCACTTCATACAGCGTCTGATCGCTGGCGAACGCCGCATAGGGACTGTGCGCAATCGCGCTGGCGACAGCGCGCTGGGCCAGAAACGCCCAGTCCGTATCGGGCCAGCCTTGGTCGTGCAGGACGGCGACTTCAATCATGCAACTTTCTTTCCATTACGCCGGAGGTCAGGCATCCGGCCCCTCATAGGCCTGCACGATCCGCCCGACCACCGGATGGCGCACCACGTCGGCTATGCCGAACGGCACCATCGCGATGCCCTCCACGCCATCCAGCCGCGCGACCGCGTCGGCCAGGCCCGATATGCCCGGCTGTGGCAAATCGACCTGCTTGGGATCGCCGCAGATGACCATGCGGCTGCCTTCGCCGAAACGGGTCAGGAACATCTTCATCTGGGCGATGGTCGTATTCTGCGCTTCGTCCAGCACGATGAACGCGTTGGCCAGCGTACGGCCGCGCATGAAGGCCAGCGGCGCAATCTCGATCTCGCCGGATGCGATGCGCCGTTCCACCTGCTCGGCAGGCAGCGTATCGTGCAGCGCGTCGTAGATCGGGCGGAGATAGGGATCGACCTTCTCCTTCATGTCGCCGGGCAGGAAGCCCAGCTTCTCGCCCGCTTCCACTGCGGGACGTGAAAGGATCAGCCGGTCGACGCTGCCGGTGATGAGCTGGCTGACCGCCTGAGCCACCGCCAGATAGGTCTTGCCGGTGCCTGCTGGCCCCAGCGCGAAGATGATGTCGTTGCGGTTCAGCGCCTCCATATAGGTGACCTGCGTCGCGGATCGCGGGACAATCGTCTTCTTGCGCGTGCGGATCATCACCTTGGGCGGTTCGGCGACGTCGTGGCGGATGATGCCGTCCAATGTGGGTTCCGATGACATGGCGATGACGGCCTCCACGGCGCCGGTGTCGATTTCCTGCCCCGCGACGATCCGGTTGTAGAGGCCGGTCATGACGTCGCGCGCGCGCGCGGCGGCTTCGGCTTCCCCCTCGATCTGCAACTTGTTGCCCCGCGCGGCGATATAAACGCCCAGCCGATTTTCGATGGCGACCAGATTGCGGTCATATTGACCGAACAACGTGCCCAGCAGATGTGGCTTTTCGAAGGTCACTTCCAGTCGCGCCTTTTCGGCGACGGCTTCGCGGTGGTGATGATTCGGTTTCTTGCTCATGGTCAGCCCCTTTTCCCGTCCGTCATCCTCGCCAGGGCGAGTATCCATCTTCCGCCGTTCGATCCTGGTGGACAGGGTCGGAGATGGGTTCCTGCATATGCTGGAACGACGGTGTTTTGGTTCAAGCGGCCTTCCTCCTGCTGGGTTCGCCGGCCAGGCTGTTCGGGCCGGCGCTGATGATATCGACTTCGACCATGTCGCCGATGGACAATTCGGGCACGGTGACATGGACGGACTGGAGCCAGGGCGTCTTGCCGATCAACTGGCCGGGATAGCGCCCCTTGCGCTCCAGCAGGATATCGGTGCTGCGCCCGACGGTGGCGGCGTTGAAATCCACCTGATGCCGGTTGATCGCCGCCTGCAAATGCGCGAGCCGATCGTCCATCACGTCCGCCGGGATCTGATGATCCATGTCGGCGGCCGGCGTACCGGGGCGGGGGCTATATTTGAAGCTGTAGCATTGCGCATAACGCACCTGCTCCACGATCTTCAACGTATCCTCGAACTGCGCGTCCGTTTCGCCGGGAAAGCCGACGATGAAGTCGCCCGACACCGCGATATCGGGCCGAACCGCGCGCACCCGTTCGATGATGCGCAGATAGCTTTCGACGCTGTGGCTGCGGTTCATGGCCTTGA
This window of the Sphingobium sp. CR2-8 genome carries:
- a CDS encoding PhoH family protein produces the protein MSKKPNHHHREAVAEKARLEVTFEKPHLLGTLFGQYDRNLVAIENRLGVYIAARGNKLQIEGEAEAAARARDVMTGLYNRIVAGQEIDTGAVEAVIAMSSEPTLDGIIRHDVAEPPKVMIRTRKKTIVPRSATQVTYMEALNRNDIIFALGPAGTGKTYLAVAQAVSQLITGSVDRLILSRPAVEAGEKLGFLPGDMKEKVDPYLRPIYDALHDTLPAEQVERRIASGEIEIAPLAFMRGRTLANAFIVLDEAQNTTIAQMKMFLTRFGEGSRMVICGDPKQVDLPQPGISGLADAVARLDGVEGIAMVPFGIADVVRHPVVGRIVQAYEGPDA
- a CDS encoding DUF2142 domain-containing protein codes for the protein MRNERSKLQGGGSADMVVAASWTPIETLLLALLCAATLFYTIVTPPFQAPDENQHYMKALALAQGDMLTEQRGKSIGVDLPRAALDIHRVDFPTEVPPTSRSFDRAQIAASAEADAGRPGMAFADFPNVASYAPTLYAPGAVGLMLGKAIGLPWIDIFYAGRLVNALTGLALLIAALRLLPFGRNAMLTTALLPTFAYQTGSLSPDAVINGLGFLGLALALRTGFMAASPARSVALLVTAPLLALCKGVYLPLVAAGLRWQQHRYDRRPGLILGAGALGAIVFIGWMQMSGGSQALYSIRARDTGVSVMTAPLRDQLAVILHDPLAYGSILTSSIIERAPVYLLQIVGRFGWNAILLPLAAYVLGAVMLVAGVASGTSTRFGIGQRLWWLAVAAGVALLIETAMYLTGTPLGADYIQGTQGRYFLPILPLALIALSPAQPVRGARRIFAISAILLSGIAAATVFDSFWVHGFITSDGMPPHDSIGRALLLPSPRW
- the ybeY gene encoding rRNA maturation RNase YbeY, with amino-acid sequence MIEVAVLHDQGWPDTDWAFLAQRAVASAIAHSPYAAFASDQTLYEVAVKLTSDEEVHSLNRAYRDKDKPTNVLSFPMVQDDLLQATANTDDGEVLLGDIVLAEGVCAAEAAEKGISVADHATHLIVHGTFHLLGYDHMDDNEAEAMEALETAALASIGLSDPYGDRQSV
- a CDS encoding hemolysin family protein codes for the protein MADGSPKDGTASKEGDSSNEGGLWSGIKSLLFGEGEETSLRKELEEALDDYDEEEQDENGAAPAKGDLSAIERQMVRNLLHFSEHTVDDVAVPRADIIAIEETASFADLADLFAEAGHSRVPVYRGTLDTIVGMIHIRDAFAILAGKAPVPDTLEPLIRQPLYVPESMGALDLLAEMRAKRTHLAIVLDEYSGTEGLLTFEDLVEEIVGDVEDEHDDAPEAMLVPLDGGLWEADARAELDDVAKDIDEKLGDVEEDVDTLGGLAFVLAGRVPEPGEILDHAPSGWKLEIVASDGRRVTRLRLHPPVEKEEPEA